A single region of the Candidatus Manganitrophaceae bacterium genome encodes:
- a CDS encoding ABC transporter ATP-binding protein, giving the protein MIEIADLTMQLTSGGRRVTILDRIDLSVPAKQFLAVIGPSGSGKSTLLGLMAGLDRPTSGSIRIEGVSLSELSEDDLARLRREKIGMIFQSFHLIPTLTALENVQVPLELRGEAGADREGYRLLEAVGLGDRSGHYPVQLSGGEQQRVAVARAYAAKPRLLLADEPTGNLDSANGARVIDLLFQLHRDQGTTLILVTHDPTLAARAERTISLRDGRIVDDRTQGAP; this is encoded by the coding sequence ATGATTGAGATTGCTGACCTCACGATGCAGTTGACCAGTGGGGGAAGGAGGGTGACGATCCTCGACCGGATCGACCTTTCGGTGCCGGCGAAGCAGTTTTTGGCGGTCATCGGGCCCTCCGGGAGCGGGAAGTCGACGTTGTTGGGGTTGATGGCGGGGCTCGATCGTCCCACCTCCGGGTCGATTCGCATCGAGGGGGTCTCTCTTTCGGAGCTGAGCGAGGATGATCTCGCGCGGCTTCGCCGCGAGAAGATCGGGATGATCTTTCAGTCGTTTCATCTCATTCCGACCCTGACGGCGCTGGAGAATGTTCAAGTTCCACTTGAGCTTCGTGGGGAGGCCGGTGCCGATCGGGAGGGGTATCGGCTCCTCGAAGCGGTGGGGCTGGGCGATCGGAGCGGGCATTATCCGGTCCAGCTTTCGGGCGGTGAGCAGCAGCGGGTCGCCGTTGCCCGCGCCTATGCCGCGAAGCCGCGCCTTCTTCTCGCCGATGAGCCGACCGGCAACCTCGATTCGGCGAATGGCGCCCGGGTGATCGACCTTCTCTTCCAGCTCCACCGAGACCAGGGGACGACGCTGATCTTGGTGACCCACGACCCGACGCTGGCGGCGCGCGCGGAGCGGACGATCTCTCTGCGAGATGGCCGGATCGTTGACGATCGGACTCAAGGAGCCCCATGA